From one Streptomyces sp. CA-210063 genomic stretch:
- the glgB gene encoding 1,4-alpha-glucan branching enzyme, whose product MTPRPPSDDSTQHTGAAAEGSAPVKKTATKKTAAKKTVAKKATTAKKTATKKAAEKTAEKSTAAKSTAKAVAKKAAEGAPVVKKAVAKKAAEGAPVVKKAVAKKAVTKKAVAKKAGEGTAAVKKTAGAGGTAAPRKVAEDKGVAKKAPAKKTATKKTVAKKAVAKKAVTKTAVAKTAVAKTAVAKKSAAKKTVAKKAVTAKAVTKKAAAKKTVRPPQETVAEPAAPVSVLTESAHPEPVLPQQATAERAVTGRSPGEPVGTPDAGPGLAQPAFSPAMDGADRERLIAGTHHAPHSVLGAHPAPGGVVFRAFRPYALAVSVVVESLRAELHDDGGGFFSALLPLREVPAAYRLLISYEGTEQETEDAYGFLPAIGELDLHLINEGRHEELWRVLGAEPMTHQGVTGTRFTVWAPNARGVRLAGTFNFWDGTGYPLRALGSSGVWELFVPGIGEGELYKFEITRPDGTKTLRADPLARRTEVPPNTSSVVHASHYEWGDEEWLTRRAETPAHEAPFSVYEIHLPSWRPGLTYRQLAEQLPVYVSDLGFTHVELLPVAEHPFGGSWGYQVTGFYAPTARLGTPDDFKFLVDALHQAGIGVLMDWVPAHFPRDDWALAEFDGRPLYEHEDPARAAHPDWGTLEFDYGRREVRNFLVANALYWCEEYHIDGLRVDAVASMLYLDYSREPGQWTPNEHGGRENLDAVAFLQEMNATVYRRVPGVVTIAEESTAWDGVTRATHHVGPGGFGGLGFGLKWNMGWMHDSLGYMSKEPVHRKHHHHEMTFSMVYAYSENYVLPISHDEVVHGKGSLVSKMPGDWWQRRADHRAYLGFMWAHPGKQLLFMGQEFAQGAEWSEAHGPDWWLLDPAYGAEADHRGVRDLVRDLNTTYRRTPALWQLDTHPSGFSWITGDAADDNVLAFLRFDADGAPLLAVSHFSPVVREDYRLGVPEDVPAWREVLNTDADAYGGSGVTNPHPVKTEPHPWHGRPAGIRITLPPLSTIWLRPA is encoded by the coding sequence GTGACTCCCCGCCCGCCGTCCGACGACAGCACACAGCACACCGGCGCCGCCGCCGAGGGGTCCGCCCCGGTGAAGAAGACGGCCACGAAGAAAACGGCCGCGAAGAAAACCGTGGCGAAGAAGGCGACGACAGCGAAGAAGACGGCGACGAAAAAGGCGGCTGAGAAAACGGCGGAGAAGAGCACCGCGGCGAAGAGCACGGCGAAGGCGGTCGCCAAGAAGGCGGCCGAGGGGGCGCCGGTGGTCAAGAAGGCCGTCGCCAAGAAGGCGGCCGAGGGGGCGCCGGTGGTCAAGAAGGCCGTCGCCAAGAAGGCGGTCACCAAGAAGGCGGTCGCCAAGAAGGCCGGCGAAGGTACGGCGGCGGTCAAGAAGACCGCCGGGGCCGGCGGCACGGCCGCGCCCAGAAAGGTGGCCGAGGACAAGGGCGTGGCCAAGAAGGCTCCGGCCAAGAAGACCGCCACGAAGAAGACCGTGGCGAAGAAGGCGGTCGCCAAGAAGGCGGTCACGAAGACGGCTGTCGCCAAGACGGCTGTCGCCAAGACGGCTGTGGCGAAGAAGTCGGCGGCCAAGAAGACCGTGGCAAAGAAAGCCGTCACCGCCAAGGCCGTCACCAAGAAAGCCGCCGCGAAGAAGACCGTGAGGCCCCCGCAGGAGACCGTGGCCGAGCCGGCCGCTCCCGTATCGGTGCTGACTGAATCGGCGCACCCGGAACCGGTGCTGCCTCAGCAGGCCACCGCCGAGCGCGCGGTCACCGGCCGCTCGCCGGGCGAACCGGTCGGCACCCCCGACGCCGGACCCGGCCTCGCCCAGCCCGCCTTCTCCCCCGCCATGGACGGCGCCGATCGCGAGCGGCTGATCGCCGGTACCCACCACGCGCCGCACTCGGTGCTCGGGGCTCACCCCGCGCCCGGCGGTGTGGTGTTCCGGGCGTTCCGGCCGTACGCGCTCGCAGTGAGTGTGGTGGTGGAGTCGCTGCGGGCGGAGTTGCACGACGACGGAGGCGGGTTCTTCTCGGCGCTGCTGCCGTTGCGGGAGGTGCCGGCGGCGTACCGGCTGCTGATCTCGTACGAGGGAACGGAACAGGAGACCGAGGACGCGTACGGTTTCCTGCCCGCGATCGGCGAGCTGGACCTGCATCTGATCAACGAGGGCCGGCACGAGGAGCTGTGGCGGGTGCTCGGCGCCGAGCCGATGACCCACCAGGGCGTGACCGGCACCCGCTTCACGGTGTGGGCGCCGAACGCGCGCGGCGTACGGCTGGCCGGGACGTTCAACTTCTGGGACGGCACCGGATATCCGCTGCGTGCGCTCGGCTCCTCGGGCGTGTGGGAGCTGTTCGTGCCCGGGATCGGCGAGGGCGAACTGTACAAGTTCGAGATCACCCGGCCGGACGGCACCAAGACGCTCCGCGCCGACCCGCTGGCCCGCCGCACGGAGGTCCCGCCCAATACGTCCTCCGTCGTGCACGCCTCGCACTACGAGTGGGGCGACGAGGAGTGGCTGACCAGGCGGGCGGAGACCCCCGCGCACGAGGCGCCGTTCTCCGTCTACGAGATCCATCTGCCGTCCTGGCGACCCGGACTGACGTACCGTCAACTGGCCGAACAGCTACCGGTGTACGTCTCCGACCTCGGCTTCACCCATGTCGAGCTGCTGCCGGTCGCCGAGCACCCGTTCGGCGGCTCATGGGGCTACCAGGTGACCGGGTTCTACGCGCCGACGGCCAGGCTCGGCACCCCGGACGACTTCAAGTTCCTGGTCGACGCGCTGCACCAGGCCGGGATCGGTGTGCTGATGGACTGGGTGCCGGCTCACTTCCCGCGTGACGACTGGGCGTTGGCCGAGTTCGACGGGCGACCGCTGTACGAGCACGAGGACCCGGCGCGGGCGGCGCACCCCGACTGGGGGACGCTGGAGTTCGACTACGGGCGCCGCGAGGTGCGCAACTTCCTTGTCGCCAACGCCCTTTACTGGTGCGAGGAGTACCACATCGACGGGCTGCGGGTGGATGCCGTCGCGTCGATGCTCTACCTCGACTACTCGCGCGAGCCGGGCCAGTGGACGCCGAACGAGCACGGCGGCCGGGAGAACCTGGACGCGGTCGCCTTCCTCCAGGAGATGAACGCGACCGTGTACCGGCGGGTGCCGGGTGTCGTGACCATCGCCGAGGAGTCGACGGCCTGGGACGGCGTCACCCGCGCCACCCACCACGTCGGTCCGGGCGGCTTCGGCGGTCTCGGCTTCGGCCTGAAGTGGAACATGGGCTGGATGCACGACTCGCTGGGCTACATGTCCAAGGAGCCGGTGCACCGCAAGCACCACCACCACGAGATGACGTTCTCGATGGTGTACGCGTACAGCGAGAACTACGTCCTGCCGATCTCCCACGACGAGGTCGTCCACGGCAAGGGCTCCCTGGTGTCGAAGATGCCGGGCGACTGGTGGCAGCGGCGGGCCGACCACCGCGCGTATCTCGGCTTCATGTGGGCCCACCCCGGCAAGCAACTCCTCTTCATGGGCCAGGAGTTCGCCCAGGGCGCAGAGTGGTCGGAGGCGCACGGGCCGGACTGGTGGCTGCTGGATCCGGCGTACGGCGCCGAAGCCGACCACCGGGGGGTGCGCGATCTCGTCCGCGACCTCAACACGACCTATCGCCGCACCCCCGCCCTCTGGCAGCTCGACACCCACCCGTCCGGGTTCTCCTGGATCACGGGCGACGCCGCGGACGACAACGTCCTGGCGTTCCTCCGCTTCGACGCCGACGGGGCGCCTCTGCTGGCCGTCTCCCACTTCAGCCCGGTCGTCCGCGAGGACTACCGGCTGGGGGTTCCCGAGGACGTGCCGGCGTGGCGCGAGGTGCTCAACACGGATGCCGACGCTTACGGAGGGAGCGGCGTCACCAACCCCCACCCCGTGAAGACGGAACCCCACCCCTGGCACGGCCGCCCGGCCGGCATCCGCATCACCTTGCCCCCCCTGTCCACGATCTGGCTCCGCCCGGCCTAG
- a CDS encoding cytochrome P450 yields the protein METHPFAAAPAGSPTLESLPVEPLLTAEFDVDPGSVYERLRSTYGPVAPVGLMGVPAWLVLDYREVLEVLRSESVWRRDVRHWRARAEGRLPRDWPLLAGYEVRQTMFFDDEEHRHARLSYHSAMRPFQDGHTPEGWELRAAVARYADELIAMLAAESGTTGFADLAAQYTRPLLLMVTTKLFGCPVELGDEMVMDLWRMLDGGPDAGPATGRALGAMTRLAAHRRSRPGEDLTSYMLLSDPSLSDEQLGRELFMNAVYLNDIAGNMVCNTLLEVLRGNATVRRSLSDGQLGETVNRAALVNPPTANLCFRFAARDVRLGNFWIRAGDIVSPSVAAAHRDLLAIGSSHIVDSTISTRAHLAWGAGPHQCPSAARELAGTIVTTAVGRVFEHFARAELTLPPDQLPWRSGPVVRGLRLLPVRYELSDHSAVRVPGARRGDEVAPPVAPGAVPSAVGERSASGLLGALRRMMFGGRKSGG from the coding sequence ATGGAAACACATCCCTTCGCGGCCGCCCCGGCCGGCAGCCCCACCCTGGAATCGCTGCCCGTGGAGCCGTTGCTGACCGCGGAGTTCGACGTGGACCCGGGCAGCGTCTACGAGCGACTGCGGAGTACGTACGGCCCCGTGGCACCGGTGGGGCTGATGGGGGTGCCGGCGTGGCTGGTTCTCGACTACCGCGAGGTGCTGGAGGTCCTGCGCAGCGAGAGCGTGTGGCGGCGCGACGTACGGCACTGGCGGGCCCGGGCGGAGGGGCGACTGCCGCGGGACTGGCCGCTGCTCGCCGGGTACGAGGTCCGGCAGACCATGTTCTTCGACGACGAGGAACACCGGCACGCCCGGCTGAGCTACCACTCGGCGATGCGCCCGTTCCAGGACGGGCACACCCCCGAGGGCTGGGAGCTGCGGGCGGCCGTCGCGCGGTACGCCGACGAGCTGATCGCGATGCTCGCGGCCGAGTCCGGAACCACCGGGTTCGCCGATCTCGCGGCGCAGTACACCCGGCCGCTGCTCCTCATGGTCACGACCAAGCTGTTCGGCTGCCCCGTCGAACTCGGCGACGAGATGGTCATGGACCTGTGGCGGATGCTCGACGGCGGGCCGGACGCGGGGCCGGCCACCGGGCGGGCGCTGGGGGCGATGACCCGGCTCGCGGCGCACCGGCGCTCCCGTCCCGGAGAGGACCTGACGTCCTACATGCTGCTGTCCGACCCGTCGTTGAGCGACGAGCAGTTGGGCCGCGAGCTGTTCATGAACGCGGTCTATCTGAACGACATCGCCGGGAACATGGTCTGCAACACCCTCCTCGAAGTGCTGCGTGGCAACGCGACCGTCCGGCGGAGCCTGTCCGACGGGCAGCTCGGGGAGACCGTGAACCGGGCGGCGCTGGTGAATCCGCCGACGGCCAACCTGTGCTTCCGGTTCGCGGCGCGTGATGTGCGGCTCGGGAACTTCTGGATCCGGGCCGGTGACATCGTGTCCCCGTCCGTCGCGGCCGCGCACCGGGATCTGCTCGCGATCGGGTCCTCGCACATCGTCGACTCCACGATCAGTACGCGGGCGCATCTGGCGTGGGGGGCCGGGCCCCACCAGTGCCCCAGCGCCGCGCGTGAGCTCGCGGGGACGATCGTCACCACGGCGGTGGGGCGGGTCTTCGAGCACTTCGCCCGTGCGGAACTCACCTTGCCGCCGGATCAGTTGCCGTGGCGGTCGGGGCCGGTGGTGCGGGGGTTGCGGTTGCTGCCGGTTCGCTATGAACTCAGCGATCACAGCGCGGTGCGGGTGCCGGGTGCGCGGCGGGGGGACGAGGTCGCGCCTCCCGTGGCGCCGGGTGCCGTTCCGTCGGCTGTCGGGGAGCGGTCGGCGAGTGGGTTGCTGGGGGCGTTGCGACGGATGATGTTCGGGGGGCGGAAGAGCGGCGGCTGA
- a CDS encoding HelD family protein produces the protein MRREQEFIDGLYARVDALRGATEGSVTDALAQGNTPMQARLERDILVAERSGLLAALNAVDGSLCFGRLDLANGLSHHIGRIGLREDDTERTPILIDWRADVARPFYLATGHTPMGLRRRRHITTEARRVTALHDEILDLGDETRTGYEDPTGDAVLLAALNSARTGRMGDIVQTIQAEQDRIIRAPHQGVMVVEGGPGTGKTAVALHRAAYLLYEQRELLAKRAVLIVGPNPAFLGYIGEVLPSLGETGVLLSTVGELFPGVRATATDTPAAARVKGRADMAEVLAAAVRDRQTLPDPVIAIEHDREILMLDDDLVRVARERTREAKLPHNVAREHFEGYILNTLTEMVTERIGTDPYDGSNLLDASDITQIRDELAENPEVWSAIGRLWPRITPRRLIADLLAEPDAYLSPEDADAVRRPVTRAWTVADVPLLDEAAELLGEDDRVARARAERERETQIAYAQGVLEVSYASRTYEFEDKEDNDPDGSEVLSAHDIIDAERFAERHEEDDHRSAAERAAADRTWAFGHIIVDEAQELSPMAWRLLMRRSPTRSMTLVGDPAQTAEAAGVGSWADILAPYVEDRWEHTRLGVNYRTPAEIMAVAAGVVRAERPDFEPPSSVRSTGVRPWARRAAPKELPAEVAKAVVELTPAEGRLAVIAPRELHRALAARLDGVTAGAEPDLTHAVVLLDPRQAKGLEFDSVLVVEPGRFGTSDLYVALTRATQALGVVHADELPEALRELSTAGLK, from the coding sequence TTGCGGCGCGAACAGGAATTCATCGACGGGCTGTATGCCCGCGTGGACGCCCTGCGCGGTGCGACCGAGGGCTCGGTCACGGACGCGCTCGCCCAGGGCAACACGCCCATGCAGGCCCGTCTGGAGCGGGACATCCTCGTCGCCGAGCGCTCGGGGCTGCTGGCCGCGCTGAACGCCGTCGACGGTTCGCTCTGCTTCGGCCGACTCGACCTCGCGAACGGGCTCAGCCACCACATCGGCCGGATCGGGCTGCGGGAGGACGACACCGAGCGCACCCCGATCCTGATCGACTGGCGGGCCGACGTCGCCCGCCCCTTCTACCTCGCCACCGGCCACACCCCGATGGGCCTGCGCCGCCGCCGGCACATCACCACCGAGGCCCGCCGGGTCACCGCCCTGCACGACGAGATCCTCGACCTCGGCGACGAGACCCGCACCGGGTACGAGGACCCCACCGGCGACGCCGTCCTGCTGGCCGCCCTCAACTCGGCCCGCACCGGCCGCATGGGCGACATCGTGCAGACCATCCAGGCCGAGCAGGACCGCATCATCCGCGCGCCCCACCAGGGCGTGATGGTCGTCGAGGGCGGCCCCGGAACGGGCAAGACGGCCGTCGCCCTGCACCGGGCCGCGTACCTCCTCTACGAGCAGCGCGAGCTGCTCGCCAAGCGCGCCGTCCTCATCGTCGGCCCCAACCCCGCCTTCCTCGGCTACATCGGCGAGGTGCTGCCCTCCCTCGGCGAGACCGGCGTGCTGCTCTCGACCGTCGGCGAACTGTTCCCCGGCGTACGGGCCACCGCGACCGACACCCCGGCGGCCGCCCGCGTCAAGGGACGTGCCGACATGGCCGAGGTGCTCGCGGCCGCCGTACGGGACCGGCAGACGCTGCCCGACCCGGTGATCGCCATCGAGCACGACCGGGAGATCCTGATGCTCGACGACGACCTCGTACGGGTCGCCCGCGAGCGCACCCGCGAGGCGAAGCTCCCGCACAACGTGGCCCGCGAGCACTTCGAGGGCTACATCCTCAACACCCTCACGGAGATGGTCACCGAGCGCATCGGCACCGACCCGTACGACGGCTCCAACCTCCTCGACGCCAGCGACATCACCCAGATCCGCGACGAGCTGGCGGAGAACCCCGAGGTCTGGTCCGCCATCGGCCGGCTGTGGCCCCGGATCACCCCGCGCCGCCTGATCGCCGACCTCCTCGCCGAGCCGGACGCGTATCTGTCCCCGGAGGACGCCGACGCCGTACGCCGTCCCGTCACCCGTGCGTGGACCGTCGCCGACGTACCGCTTCTCGACGAGGCGGCGGAGTTGCTGGGCGAGGACGACCGGGTGGCGCGGGCCCGCGCCGAACGCGAGCGGGAGACCCAGATCGCGTACGCGCAGGGCGTGCTGGAGGTGTCGTACGCGTCCCGGACCTACGAGTTCGAGGACAAGGAGGACAACGACCCCGACGGCTCGGAGGTGCTGTCCGCGCACGACATCATCGACGCCGAGCGGTTCGCGGAGCGGCACGAGGAGGACGACCACCGCAGCGCCGCCGAGCGGGCGGCGGCCGACCGGACCTGGGCGTTCGGGCACATCATCGTCGACGAGGCGCAGGAGCTGTCGCCGATGGCCTGGCGGCTGCTGATGCGCCGCTCGCCCACCCGCTCGATGACCCTGGTCGGCGACCCCGCCCAGACGGCGGAGGCCGCGGGCGTCGGCTCCTGGGCCGACATCCTCGCGCCGTACGTCGAGGACCGCTGGGAGCACACCCGGCTCGGCGTCAACTACCGCACCCCCGCCGAGATCATGGCCGTCGCGGCCGGGGTCGTCCGCGCCGAGCGGCCGGACTTCGAGCCGCCGAGCTCCGTACGGTCGACGGGCGTACGGCCCTGGGCGCGCCGCGCGGCGCCGAAGGAACTGCCCGCGGAGGTGGCCAAGGCGGTCGTCGAGCTGACCCCGGCCGAGGGACGGCTCGCGGTGATCGCGCCCCGCGAGCTGCACCGGGCGCTGGCGGCCCGCCTCGACGGGGTGACGGCCGGCGCGGAGCCGGACCTGACCCATGCCGTCGTCCTCCTCGACCCCCGGCAGGCCAAGGGGCTGGAGTTCGACTCCGTCCTCGTCGTCGAGCCCGGACGCTTCGGCACGAGCGACCTGTACGTGGCCCTGACGCGGGCGACGCAGGCGCTGGGCGTCGTGCACGCGGACGAACTGCCGGAAGCACTGCGGGAGTTGTCGACGGCTGGCCTGAAGTAG
- a CDS encoding thioredoxin family protein — MAEVTDADFEAEVIGAELPVLVEFTADWCPPCRQMGPVLSALAAEEGERLKVVQLDVDTNPDTTLAYKVLSMPTFMVFSGGEPVKAMVGARPKRRLLEELADVL; from the coding sequence GTGGCCGAGGTGACAGACGCGGACTTCGAGGCGGAGGTGATCGGGGCGGAGCTGCCGGTGCTCGTGGAGTTCACGGCCGACTGGTGCCCGCCGTGCCGGCAGATGGGGCCGGTGCTCAGCGCCCTCGCCGCGGAGGAGGGGGAGCGGTTGAAGGTGGTGCAGCTGGACGTGGACACCAACCCGGACACCACCCTCGCGTACAAGGTGCTGTCCATGCCGACGTTCATGGTGTTCAGCGGCGGTGAGCCGGTGAAGGCCATGGTCGGCGCCCGGCCGAAGCGGCGGCTGCTCGAAGAACTCGCCGACGTGCTCTGA
- a CDS encoding MerR family transcriptional regulator, with protein sequence MRIGELAARAGTTTRTLRYYEARGLLPARRSDGGTSRSSEAESGGGYRTYDEGDLRLLRQIRTLQDFGFDLEETRPFVECLRAGHPEGDSCPASLAVYRRKLDELDALIGELAAVRASVGEQLARAERARERLAAEAEVPGGPEPGCELGGGEL encoded by the coding sequence ATGCGCATCGGCGAGCTGGCGGCACGGGCCGGGACGACGACACGGACGTTGCGGTACTACGAGGCGCGCGGGTTGTTGCCCGCGCGGCGGAGCGATGGGGGCACCTCCCGCTCGAGCGAAGCCGAGAGTGGGGGAGGGTACCGGACGTACGACGAGGGGGATCTGAGGCTGCTGCGGCAGATCCGGACGTTGCAGGACTTCGGGTTCGACCTGGAGGAGACGCGGCCCTTCGTGGAGTGTCTGCGGGCCGGGCACCCGGAGGGCGACTCGTGTCCGGCGTCGCTGGCGGTGTACCGGCGGAAGCTGGACGAACTCGACGCGCTGATCGGTGAGCTGGCGGCCGTGCGGGCGTCGGTCGGCGAGCAGCTGGCGCGGGCCGAGCGGGCGCGGGAGCGGCTGGCGGCCGAGGCGGAGGTTCCGGGGGGTCCGGAGCCGGGGTGTGAACTGGGAGGCGGGGAACTGTGA
- a CDS encoding cation:dicarboxylate symporter family transporter: protein MASTTHTAPTAPAKRDRTHYLYIAVIVAVAIGIAVGLIAPDFAVELKPIGTGFVNLIKMMISPIIFCTIVLGIGSVRKAAKVGAVGGIALAYFTVMSLVALGIGLVVGNILEPGTGLAVTDAIKETGQAQVSAEAKDTTEFLLGIIPTTLVSAFTGGEVLQTLLVAVLAGFALQAMGDAGQPILRGVEHIQRLVFRILAMVMWAAPIGAFGAIAAVTGSAGLDALKSLAVLMLGFYVTCFLFVFIVLAALLRIVSGLNIFTFFKYLGREFLLILSTSSSESALPRLIAKMEHLGVSKPVVGITVPTGYSFNLDGTMIYMTMASLFIADAMGTPMSIGEQIPLLLFLLVASKGAAGVTGAGLATLAGGLQSHKPALVDGIGLIVGIDRFMSEARALTNFAGNAVATVLIGTWTKEIDKERVDQVLAGQLPFDEKTLLDDGHGPAPEAAAAESDGEKELAKA from the coding sequence GTGGCCAGCACCACTCATACGGCACCTACCGCACCCGCCAAGCGGGACCGCACCCACTACCTGTACATCGCCGTGATCGTGGCTGTGGCCATCGGCATCGCCGTGGGCCTCATCGCCCCTGACTTCGCCGTTGAGCTGAAGCCCATCGGCACCGGCTTCGTGAACCTGATCAAGATGATGATCTCGCCGATCATCTTCTGCACGATCGTGCTGGGCATCGGCTCCGTACGGAAGGCCGCGAAGGTCGGCGCGGTCGGCGGTATCGCCCTCGCCTACTTCACGGTGATGTCGCTGGTCGCCCTCGGTATCGGCCTGGTCGTCGGCAACATCCTGGAGCCGGGCACCGGCCTCGCGGTGACCGACGCGATCAAGGAGACCGGTCAGGCGCAGGTGTCGGCCGAGGCCAAGGACACCACCGAGTTCCTGCTCGGCATCATCCCGACGACACTCGTCTCCGCCTTCACCGGCGGCGAGGTCCTCCAGACGCTGCTCGTCGCCGTGCTCGCAGGCTTCGCGCTCCAGGCCATGGGTGACGCCGGCCAGCCGATCCTGCGCGGTGTCGAGCACATCCAGCGCCTCGTCTTCCGCATCCTCGCGATGGTGATGTGGGCCGCCCCGATCGGCGCCTTCGGTGCCATCGCGGCCGTGACCGGTTCCGCGGGCCTCGACGCCCTCAAGAGCCTCGCCGTGCTGATGCTCGGCTTCTACGTCACCTGCTTCCTCTTCGTCTTCATCGTGCTCGCGGCGCTGCTGCGGATCGTCTCCGGCCTCAACATCTTCACGTTCTTCAAGTACCTGGGCCGTGAGTTCCTGCTGATCCTGTCCACCTCCTCCTCCGAGTCGGCGCTGCCGCGCCTCATCGCGAAGATGGAGCACCTGGGCGTCAGCAAGCCCGTCGTCGGCATCACCGTCCCGACCGGCTACTCCTTCAACCTCGACGGCACCATGATCTACATGACCATGGCGTCCCTCTTCATCGCCGACGCCATGGGTACGCCGATGTCGATCGGTGAGCAGATCCCGCTGCTGCTCTTCCTGCTGGTCGCCTCCAAGGGCGCGGCCGGTGTCACCGGCGCCGGCCTCGCGACCCTCGCGGGTGGCCTCCAGTCCCACAAGCCGGCCCTGGTGGACGGCATCGGCCTCATCGTCGGCATCGACCGCTTCATGAGCGAGGCCCGCGCCCTCACCAACTTCGCGGGCAACGCGGTCGCCACGGTCCTCATCGGCACCTGGACCAAGGAGATCGACAAGGAGCGCGTCGACCAGGTCCTCGCCGGGCAGCTGCCCTTCGACGAGAAGACGCTGCTGGACGACGGGCATGGACCTGCGCCGGAGGCCGCGGCCGCCGAGTCGGACGGTGAGAAGGAACTCGCCAAGGCGTAG
- a CDS encoding ATP-binding protein, protein MRVPPRLRPRSLAGQLFAVQAVLIAAVVAGYALFTYVSDRSQAEEAATRQALAVAVTVADSPSVREAIHTPKPTKRLQPYATEVRQHAGVDFVTIMTRDGIRWTHPDPRQIGQPFLGHIEKAQNGESFTETYTGTLGPSVRAVTPVMENGEVIGLVSAGIRVQAISDRVQDQLTALVGVAAGALSLGGIGTYIVNARLRRHTHNMNAAELSNMHDYHQAALHAVREGLVMLDGQYRVALINDGARELLGVTEKVVGRSVAELGLPAPLTGALLSSEPRVDEVLLTAERVLVVNTSPVSGGQRRGTVVTLRDVTELQSLTGELNSERGFTQALRSQAHEAANRLHTVVSLIELGRSDEAVEFATAELELAQALTDQVVAAVSEPVLAALLLGKTAQANERGVELVVSEDSRIDDGLLPESLPARDLVTVLGNLIDNAVDAAQGSVGARVTVTAYTDGAEESTDDSVLVLRVTDTGTGVDPAHAEAVFERGFSTKPAGPGGRGLGLALVRQTARRHEGTLTVSEAAGGGAEFEVRLPLRTTDPGAGAGAGAGAGAVPVPVPTKAVQAPRATVAGGDDV, encoded by the coding sequence ATGCGCGTCCCGCCCCGCCTCCGTCCCCGCAGCCTGGCCGGCCAGCTCTTCGCCGTACAGGCGGTGCTGATCGCGGCCGTCGTGGCCGGGTACGCGCTGTTCACGTACGTCAGCGACCGCAGCCAGGCGGAGGAGGCGGCGACCCGCCAGGCCCTGGCCGTCGCCGTCACGGTCGCCGACTCCCCCTCCGTGCGCGAGGCGATCCACACCCCCAAGCCCACCAAGCGGCTCCAGCCGTACGCCACCGAGGTGCGGCAGCACGCCGGCGTCGACTTCGTGACGATCATGACCCGTGACGGCATCCGCTGGACGCACCCCGACCCCCGGCAGATCGGCCAGCCCTTCCTCGGCCACATAGAGAAGGCGCAGAACGGCGAGTCCTTCACCGAGACCTACACGGGCACCCTCGGCCCGTCCGTCCGCGCGGTCACCCCGGTCATGGAGAACGGCGAGGTCATCGGCCTGGTCAGCGCCGGGATCAGGGTCCAGGCGATCAGCGACCGCGTCCAGGACCAGCTGACCGCCCTCGTCGGCGTGGCCGCCGGCGCCCTCAGCCTCGGCGGCATCGGCACCTACATCGTCAACGCCCGGCTGCGCCGCCACACCCACAACATGAACGCCGCCGAGCTCAGCAACATGCACGACTACCACCAGGCCGCCCTGCACGCCGTGCGGGAGGGCCTCGTCATGCTCGACGGCCAGTACCGCGTGGCCCTCATCAACGACGGGGCGCGCGAGCTGCTGGGTGTGACGGAGAAGGTCGTGGGCCGCTCGGTCGCGGAGCTGGGCCTGCCGGCGCCCCTGACGGGGGCGCTCCTGTCCTCGGAACCGAGGGTGGACGAGGTTCTCCTGACCGCCGAACGGGTGCTGGTCGTGAACACGTCCCCGGTGTCGGGCGGCCAGCGCCGCGGCACGGTGGTCACGCTTCGGGACGTGACCGAACTCCAGTCCCTCACGGGCGAGCTGAACTCCGAACGCGGCTTCACCCAGGCGCTCCGCTCGCAGGCCCACGAGGCCGCGAACCGCCTCCACACGGTCGTCTCGCTGATCGAGCTGGGCCGCTCGGACGAGGCGGTGGAGTTCGCGACGGCGGAACTGGAACTGGCGCAGGCCCTGACGGACCAGGTGGTGGCCGCGGTGAGCGAGCCGGTGTTGGCGGCCTTGTTGCTGGGCAAGACCGCCCAGGCGAACGAGCGGGGCGTGGAGCTGGTGGTGTCGGAGGACAGCCGCATCGACGACGGCCTCCTCCCGGAGTCCCTCCCCGCGCGGGACCTGGTCACCGTCCTGGGCAATCTGATCGACAACGCGGTGGACGCGGCGCAGGGGTCGGTGGGGGCGCGGGTGACGGTCACGGCGTACACGGACGGGGCAGAGGAGTCGACGGACGATTCCGTCCTTGTGCTGCGCGTGACGGACACGGGTACCGGTGTGGACCCGGCTCACGCGGAGGCCGTCTTCGAACGCGGCTTCTCGACGAAACCGGCGGGCCCGGGAGGTCGAGGGCTGGGCCTGGCCCTCGTACGGCAGACCGCGCGCCGCCATGAGGGCACGCTGACGGTGTCGGAGGCGGCCGGGGGCGGAGCGGAGTTCGAAGTCCGCTTGCCGCTGCGTACGACCGATCCCGGGGCCGGTGCCGGGGCTGGGGCTGGGGCTGGGGCCGTTCCTGTTCCCGTTCCCACCAAGGCTGTCCAGGCCCCTCGGGCCACTGTGGCTGGAGGCGACGACGTATGA